GCCCTCGTCAGCCCGGATGGTTCCGTACCGCTGGCCGTCATGGTTGCCGACTGCGTGCCCGTGGTGCTGACCGGGCGGAACGGCGCCGGGGTGGTGACGGGGGTTGCCCATGCCGGACGCCGGGGATTGCTCGACGGCATCCTCGCCAACACTGTGCAGGAGATGGCCGCCGCGGGCGCTGAGAGCCTCCGCGCCTGGATTGGGCCGTCCGTGTGCGGAGAGTGCTACGAGGTTCCCGCAGCAATGCAGCGGGAGGCAACCGAGGTGATGCCGGAACTGCGCTCGACCACCCGCTGGGGAACTCCTGCCCTGGACCTTCCCGCCGGTGCCCGGACACAGCTGGAAGCCCTGGGGGTCGACGTCGTCCGGCTCCCCGGCTGCACCCTCGAATCCACCGACCTTTACTCGCACCGCCGCAGCAGCAGCGCAGGGCGCTTCGCCGGGCTGATCTGGCGAAACTGACGCTTGGGATTCCGGGATCCCGGATGACCCGCAGCTCCGCCTGCCTGAAATACCTGCTTGATACAAGGAGCACCCCATGACTGCCAGCCTTACCCCCGCCGAACGGTCCGCTGAACTTTCGAACCGGCTCAGGCGGGTGCACACGCGCATCACTTCAGCTACAGCCGGTGGGGCCGCACCAACCCTCATAGTGGTCACAAAGTATTTTCCGGCCTCAGACGTCGATCTCCTGGCCGGTCTGGGCGTCACCGACGTCGGTGAAAACAAGGACCAGGAGGCTGCTGCAAAAGCTTTGTCAGTGCAGGCCCAGGATCTTAACTGGCATTTCATCGGCCAGCTGCAAAGCAATAAGGCGAAATCCGTGGTCCGTTACGCTGCCGCCGTGCATTCAGTGGACCGGCTCTCGCTGGTCACAGCCCTTGGCAAAGCCATGGCTGCTGAACAATCGCGCCGTGCCCAGGCCGGGGAGCAGCCCAGAGCCGACCTGGACGTGTTTTTGCAGGTGGATCTGCGGGAGCAGGCAGCCGCAGGGGGATCCTCCGGAGCGGGCGCAGGGACCGGCGCAGGCCGCGGGGGAGCGTTGCCGCGGGAGCTGCCCGAGCTGGCTGAGGCAGCCGCGGCAACCCCCGGTCTTCGCCTGGCCGGGGTCATGGCGGTGGCGCCCCTTGGCGCCGATGCCCGGGAGGCATTCGCCCGTCTGGCGGCCCTGTCCGGCGAGCTGCAGAGGGACCATCCCGGGGCGGACGCGATCTCGGCCGGCATGAGCGGGGACCTGGAAGCAGCGTTGGAAAACGGGGCGACACACCTGAGGATCGGCTCCGATATTCTCGGGCCCCGGCCCCCGGTACGGTAGCGTCTATTGCAGGAAAGTCCCTCATCTGGCGAGGGGCGGGTGCTACGGCGCTGAAGTTCTAGAAGGAGCAACCATGGCTGGCGCAATGCGCAGGACAATGATCTACCTTGGGCTCGCCGACGGTGAAGAGCCCTACGAGTCTGAGCAGAAGAGCCAGCGGGAAGCCCCGGTGCGCAGCGCCGAGGAGTACACCCCCGAGTACGAGCGCACGGAGCGCCCCGAGCGGACTGAGCGGTCAGACCGTGACGCCGAGCCTGCACCGGCACCTGTGGTCCGCACCGCAGTCGAAGAATACCGGGCACCGGTCACCCCGATCAAGCGAGCCCCGTCATCCCGAGAGGAAGTGGCTGGCTTGCGCCAGATCACCACCGTTCATCCCCGTTCCTACAACGACGCCAAGATCATCGGTGAGAGCTTCCGGGACGGGATTCCCGTGATTATGAATGTCACCGACATGGGCGAAGCAGATGCGAAGCGCCTCGTCGATTTCTCTGCTGGCCTTGTCTTTGGGCTGCGCGGTAGCATTGAGCGCGTGACCAACAAGGTGTTCCTCCTGTCGCCGTCCTACGTGGAGGTGCTGGGGGATGACAAAAAAGTCAGTGAATCCCAGTCGGCATTCTTCAATCAGAGCTGACCGCGGGCCCGCAGCAGCGGGATCTCCCCGGATCGCTACGGCCTCCCCTGAAACGAAACAACACGCGTGAGTATTATTTTTGCCCTGCTGTATGTGCTGCTGGTGCTCTTTCAGTTCGCTCTGTTCCTGAGGATTGTCTACGACGCCGTCCAAATCTTCGCCCGACAGTGGCGCCCCAAGGGGCCGGCCCTGGTGCTGGCGTCCCTAATCTACGGCGCCACAGATCCGGCTATCCGGCTGCTGCGCAGGTTCATTCCCCCGCTGCGCCTGGGCGGGATCTCCCTGGACCTGGCCTTCATCGTGTTGTTCATCGTTGTTGCCATCGTGAAGCAGATCGTCGCGGGCGCCCTCTTCTAGGGGCGGCGGTGTTCCGGGTCCGGTTAGTGTTCCTTCTCCGGAAGATATACTGTGAAAAAGAATAAGACCCCTTAGATTTTTATGTTCGATATTCTGTACGTAGAACCGTCTGCTGAACTCGCAGGCGAATCTTATAACCAGTGTGAGGTGACCAGATGGCTCTGACGCCAGAAGATGTTGTCAATAAGCGGTTCCAGCCGACCAAGTTCCGTGAAGGCTACGACCAGGACGAGGTTGATGACTTTCTCGACGAGATCGTTATTGAGCTGCGCCGTCTGAACGCAGAGAACGAAGACCTGCGCAGCCAGCTCGCGGAATGCCTTGCCGGCAAGTCCGGTGAAAGCACGGCTGTTCCCGCTCCGGTCTCAGCTGCGGCTAAGACCGAGCAGGTCACGGCCCCGGTGAAGGAAGAAAAGAAGCCCGAACCGGTCAAGGCTGAGGAACCGAAGGCTCCCGCAGCCGCCAAGGCTGAAGAGCCCAAGGCAGCTGCTCCGGCCCCGGCCGCCGCAGCACCGGCTCCCGCAGCCGCAGCACCCGCTCCGGCAACTGCGGCCAGCAACACCGAGACCGCCGCAGGCATCCTGGCGATGGCCCAGAAGATGCACGATGACTACGTGGGCGCCGGTGTTGAGCAGCGCGACAAGATCATCGCAGAAGCACAGATGGAAGCCAGCGGGCTCGTTAGCGAAGCGCAGGACAAGAGCCGCAAGATCCTCAGCAACCTGGAACAGCAGAAGGCTGTCCTGGAGCGCAAGGTTGAGCAGCTGCGCGGCTTTGAGCGCGACTACCGTTCACGTCTGAAGGCCTACATTGAAGGCCAGCTGCGTGATCTGGATGCCCGCGGATCCGTTGCCTCGGAGACCGCCGACGCGTAACCGGAACACCACCGCGGCACCACTGGTGCACTAAACTGAATATAAGCACGGGCCGGCTGGCCGGGACGCCCCGGCCAGCCGGCCCGTTGTTTTGGCAGCGGCCCGCGTCCCGCCCCGTGCCACAACGAATGAAAGCACCATGACGAAATCTTCTGAGGAACCTGTGTCCGCGAAATCCGCCGGCAGCACCGGTGAGCATGTACGCCCGGCCTGGTCCGGGTATGCCCTGATCATGGCGGCGTGCGCCGCACTAGGGCTCGGAATAGACCAGCTCACCAAATGGTGGGTTGAATCCACCATGACGCTCGGCCAGGTCACAGACGTGCTGCCGCCGCTGCTGCGCTGGCACTATATCCTCAACCCGGGGGCCGCTTTCTCCATCGGCACCGACTACACATGGGTATTCACCATCATCATGGCGGCCGTGTGCGGTTTCCTCGTGTACCTCATGCTGAAGGTCCGCTCCGTGTCCTGGGCTGTAGCCCTGGGGCTGGTCCTGGGCGGGGCAGCGGGTAACCTGACGGACCGGCTG
This genomic interval from Arthrobacter sunyaminii contains the following:
- a CDS encoding DivIVA domain-containing protein — protein: MALTPEDVVNKRFQPTKFREGYDQDEVDDFLDEIVIELRRLNAENEDLRSQLAECLAGKSGESTAVPAPVSAAAKTEQVTAPVKEEKKPEPVKAEEPKAPAAAKAEEPKAAAPAPAAAAPAPAAAAPAPATAASNTETAAGILAMAQKMHDDYVGAGVEQRDKIIAEAQMEASGLVSEAQDKSRKILSNLEQQKAVLERKVEQLRGFERDYRSRLKAYIEGQLRDLDARGSVASETADA
- a CDS encoding YggS family pyridoxal phosphate enzyme gives rise to the protein MTASLTPAERSAELSNRLRRVHTRITSATAGGAAPTLIVVTKYFPASDVDLLAGLGVTDVGENKDQEAAAKALSVQAQDLNWHFIGQLQSNKAKSVVRYAAAVHSVDRLSLVTALGKAMAAEQSRRAQAGEQPRADLDVFLQVDLREQAAAGGSSGAGAGTGAGRGGALPRELPELAEAAAATPGLRLAGVMAVAPLGADAREAFARLAALSGELQRDHPGADAISAGMSGDLEAALENGATHLRIGSDILGPRPPVR
- a CDS encoding polyphenol oxidase family protein, with protein sequence MFWWQTQAGDGLTVAFTSTAAGNLALHVGDDPALVLRRRRALETHMGVPAGSLRFMNQVHSAAVASVSGPSPAGPSSAGPGAAPAAGPFTADLLTADALVSPDGSVPLAVMVADCVPVVLTGRNGAGVVTGVAHAGRRGLLDGILANTVQEMAAAGAESLRAWIGPSVCGECYEVPAAMQREATEVMPELRSTTRWGTPALDLPAGARTQLEALGVDVVRLPGCTLESTDLYSHRRSSSAGRFAGLIWRN
- a CDS encoding cell division protein SepF; translation: MAGAMRRTMIYLGLADGEEPYESEQKSQREAPVRSAEEYTPEYERTERPERTERSDRDAEPAPAPVVRTAVEEYRAPVTPIKRAPSSREEVAGLRQITTVHPRSYNDAKIIGESFRDGIPVIMNVTDMGEADAKRLVDFSAGLVFGLRGSIERVTNKVFLLSPSYVEVLGDDKKVSESQSAFFNQS
- a CDS encoding YggT family protein produces the protein MSIIFALLYVLLVLFQFALFLRIVYDAVQIFARQWRPKGPALVLASLIYGATDPAIRLLRRFIPPLRLGGISLDLAFIVLFIVVAIVKQIVAGALF
- the lspA gene encoding signal peptidase II yields the protein MTKSSEEPVSAKSAGSTGEHVRPAWSGYALIMAACAALGLGIDQLTKWWVESTMTLGQVTDVLPPLLRWHYILNPGAAFSIGTDYTWVFTIIMAAVCGFLVYLMLKVRSVSWAVALGLVLGGAAGNLTDRLFREPSFGQGHVVDFIALPNFAIFNIADTCVVSGVILVCLLTLRGVGLDGVRTPSGTAPETGSTEEIGTKDIKNGKDNK